DNA sequence from the Methanolobus sp. ZRKC5 genome:
TGTTCTTCCTCCATGGTTCCAAGGTGTCCATCGAAAAGAAGTTCACTGTACCCTTTGATAGGAATAAGGGGGGTCTTTAGTTCATGAGTTATATTTGCCATGAATTCATCTTTCATACGATCCAGCGATTCAAGTTCCTTATAGTTTTCAGCCAGCTCCTCTGAATATGTTTTTATTTGGTCCTCATTTTGTTTTTTCTGCAGGAGCTTCCATGTTCCTTGCATAAGAAGCGTCATTTGCCTTATATCAGAACTGTTATAATCGCTGTCTTTATTTCCCACACCTGCAATCATAACGATCCTGTCATTATCGAACACAGGAATTCCAAGATGGTTTCGGATATCCATATGACCTTTAGGTAGTCCTTTTTTAAAGGAACCATCCCGTGCATAATCATTCGTTACTACTGGTTTTCGCTGTCGTATAGGTTCGCCCCAAAGTCCCATTTCCTCAAAACTGAAGATAGTACTTATGTTATCAATTCCACAAAGTTCCACTGCTTTTTTTGATGGGTCATACACATTTGTAGTGGCCTCATCTTCATTTATAAAAGCAATATATCCAACCTGGCTTTCTGTGAGCTCAACAGCTTTTTCAAGCGAGAAATTTATGACATTGAACCTATCTCAAAACTATAAATACTACTTCTTTGTATTTTATTATGGGGATATGAATGGAATTCAGAAAACTTTCTGATGTGCAATGGAAATTTATTCGACCGCATTTACCACCACAACCAATAACTGGAAGAAAGAGAGCTGATGACCGTAAGGTCATCAATGGTATTCTCTTTGTTCTGATAACCGGTTGTAGATGGAGAGATATGCCAGCTAGCTATGGTTCCAGAGCAACTGCTTGGAGAAGGCTAAAAAGGTGGTCAGAGGAAGGAGTGTGGAATGAGATTATGGAATCCCTTCGGGATTCCGCTTACCAAAAAGGTAAGTTCTCCATGGATCTTGTATGTGTTGATAGTAGTTTCATCGAAACAAAAAAAGGGGAGAAAATTCCGAATACAACGGCCACAAAAAAAGAAATGGAATAAAGATACATGTTTGTGTAAGTTCTGAAAGCTTTCCTTTGACCGTTCT
Encoded proteins:
- a CDS encoding GAF domain-containing sensor histidine kinase, encoding MNFSLEKAVELTESQVGYIAFINEDEATTNVYDPSKKAVELCGIDNISTIFSFEEMGLWGEPIRQRKPVVTNDYARDGSFKKGLPKGHMDIRNHLGIPVFDNDRIVMIAGVGNKDSDYNSSDIRQMTLLMQGTWKLLQKKQNEDQIKTYSEELAENYKELESLDRMKDEFMANITHELKTPLIPIKGYSELLFDGHLGTMEEEQRKGVGIILQNAKRLHKLIDSLLYMQNIRSGNIQYHLDSIDIVNVLDKVTDDQFSMRNEKSPVLNKEYVSPLPFVCGNVTYLEQVFSHILENAFKFTSSEGSVTVAAFQEKDNVHVVEDFDIPSF
- a CDS encoding transposase; this translates as MEFRKLSDVQWKFIRPHLPPQPITGRKRADDRKVINGILFVLITGCRWRDMPASYGSRATAWRRLKRWSEEGVWNEIMESLRDSAYQKGKFSMDLVCVDSSFIETKKGEKIPNTTATKKEME